A DNA window from Paenibacillus sp. HWE-109 contains the following coding sequences:
- a CDS encoding metallophosphoesterase family protein, protein MEKKLKFREDGTFVIVQFSDVEFIDAEDRDPETPLLDSITKATMERIIAIEQPDLVVFAGDVTASERCKDPLQSFRSAVAVAEENRVPWAAVFGNHDSEGNLPRNRMHEEQLLQAYCVAKADPPGLSGAGNYVLTVDDPTGNAAASLFFLDSGDYSQISAIGGYDWIRRDQIEWYAAESRQLAERNGGMPLPALAFFHIPLPEYDEVWRTKVCEGHCNDWISSPRVNSGMFAAMAEMGDVMGTFVGHDHANDYSGTLHGIRLSYGRSTRYVSYEEGVRKDKFPTGARVIRLTAGERQFETWIRQRDGLVAELPVHEPDAH, encoded by the coding sequence TTGGAAAAGAAGCTGAAATTTCGTGAGGATGGAACATTCGTCATCGTGCAGTTTTCCGATGTGGAGTTTATTGACGCTGAGGATCGGGATCCCGAGACGCCACTCCTCGATTCGATAACGAAGGCGACGATGGAACGGATCATCGCCATTGAGCAGCCGGATCTTGTTGTGTTTGCAGGTGACGTGACGGCAAGCGAGAGATGCAAAGACCCGCTTCAATCGTTCCGCAGCGCGGTCGCTGTAGCAGAAGAAAACCGCGTGCCATGGGCGGCGGTGTTTGGCAATCATGACTCGGAAGGAAACTTGCCGCGAAATCGCATGCACGAAGAGCAGCTGCTTCAAGCATATTGCGTTGCCAAAGCGGATCCTCCGGGGTTGAGCGGAGCGGGTAATTATGTGCTGACGGTTGACGATCCGACAGGAAATGCGGCAGCTTCGTTGTTTTTCCTCGATAGCGGTGATTACTCGCAGATTAGTGCCATAGGCGGGTACGACTGGATTCGCCGCGATCAAATCGAGTGGTATGCAGCCGAATCTCGGCAATTGGCCGAGCGGAATGGCGGGATGCCTTTGCCTGCTCTGGCATTTTTCCATATCCCGCTGCCGGAATACGATGAAGTGTGGAGAACGAAAGTGTGCGAGGGCCATTGCAACGACTGGATCAGCTCACCGCGAGTAAACTCCGGCATGTTCGCTGCAATGGCGGAAATGGGCGACGTCATGGGCACGTTTGTCGGTCATGATCACGCAAACGATTATAGCGGGACGCTGCATGGCATCCGTCTTAGCTACGGACGGTCAACGCGTTATGTTAGCTACGAAGAAGGTGTGCGCAAGGACAAGTTTCCGACTGGCGCAAGAGTCATTCGCTTAACAGCGGGTGAGCGGCAGTTCGAAACATGGATCCGCCAGCGCGATGGTCTCGTTGCAGAATTGCCGGTGCACGAGCCGGACGCTCATTAG
- a CDS encoding ABC transporter permease, with amino-acid sequence MKRHWQLYLVIVLPMLYLVIFKYIPMAGVVIAFKDYNVIKGIWGSPWVGLEYFKQFFESPNFWLYMKNTLGISVYGLLVGFPAPILLALALNEIRNGFFKSSVQMITYAPYFISTVIMVSILIVTLSPNVGIISKFMHMLGVENTNFMGIPSLFKSIYVWSDVWQYTGYGAIIYIAALAGVNPELYESAKVDGASRLQKIVNIDIPSLIPVSIILLILNMGNIMKIGFEKVYLMQNPLNVSTSEVISTYVYKVGLLSSNFSFSASIGLFNSVINLMLLVGVNYLAKKLSNSSLW; translated from the coding sequence ATGAAGCGTCACTGGCAGTTGTATCTGGTTATAGTACTACCGATGCTGTATTTAGTTATTTTCAAATATATCCCTATGGCAGGTGTCGTCATTGCGTTCAAGGACTACAACGTCATCAAAGGCATTTGGGGCAGCCCTTGGGTAGGTTTGGAATATTTTAAACAGTTTTTCGAATCGCCGAATTTCTGGCTGTATATGAAGAACACGCTTGGCATCAGTGTGTATGGTTTGCTTGTTGGATTTCCAGCTCCAATCCTGTTAGCCTTGGCATTGAATGAGATACGCAACGGCTTCTTCAAAAGCAGCGTGCAAATGATTACTTACGCACCTTACTTTATATCAACCGTTATCATGGTTTCTATTCTTATCGTAACCTTGTCACCTAACGTTGGAATTATTAGCAAGTTTATGCACATGCTTGGCGTAGAAAACACGAATTTCATGGGCATTCCAAGCTTGTTCAAATCGATTTATGTCTGGTCGGATGTATGGCAATATACAGGTTACGGGGCTATTATTTACATAGCTGCCTTGGCAGGGGTTAACCCTGAACTGTATGAATCGGCCAAAGTAGATGGTGCGTCCCGGTTGCAGAAAATTGTCAATATTGATATTCCGAGTCTTATCCCGGTGTCTATCATTCTGCTCATATTGAATATGGGAAACATCATGAAGATAGGCTTCGAGAAGGTCTATCTGATGCAAAATCCCCTAAATGTCAGCACGTCAGAGGTCATTTCGACCTATGTCTATAAGGTAGGCCTGCTCAGCTCCAACTTCAGCTTTTCTGCTTCCATTGGGTTATTCAACTCCGTAATCAACCTGATGCTTCTCGTGGGTGTCAACTACTTGGCCAAGAAGTTATCCAATTCGAGTTTGTGGTAG
- a CDS encoding carbohydrate ABC transporter permease encodes MFKASKIRESQGDRLFLVGIYIFLSLVLIIVLFPLIFIISSSFSSPQAVVSGKVWLFPVDVTLEGYKAVFRNPQIVSGYLNSLFYAVVGTAVNVVLTVMLAYPIARKTFFGRNAIMVLLVITMMFDGGLIPFYLVVKSLHILDTRWAMILPGAMAVFQVIIARTFFQTSIPDEIAEAAELDGCSDLRFITSVVIPLSKPILAVLTLMYAVGHWNAYFDALIFLKSPDLFPLQIVLRNILILNTIDPTMVSKVDQMLAQQGLKDLLKYSLIVVASAPVLIIYPFVQKYFVKGVMIGSLKG; translated from the coding sequence ATGTTTAAGGCGTCAAAGATACGGGAATCGCAAGGCGACCGATTGTTTTTAGTCGGTATCTACATTTTTTTGAGCTTAGTGTTGATAATCGTCCTGTTTCCACTCATTTTTATCATCTCTTCATCGTTCAGCTCGCCGCAAGCCGTCGTATCTGGCAAAGTGTGGCTGTTTCCAGTAGACGTTACGCTCGAAGGCTATAAAGCGGTGTTCCGCAATCCGCAAATCGTCTCTGGGTACTTGAATTCGCTTTTTTACGCGGTAGTTGGTACAGCTGTTAACGTCGTTTTGACCGTTATGCTTGCCTATCCGATCGCTAGAAAAACGTTCTTCGGCCGAAATGCCATCATGGTGCTTCTGGTCATTACGATGATGTTCGACGGTGGGCTTATCCCTTTCTATCTCGTTGTGAAAAGCCTGCACATCCTCGACACGCGTTGGGCGATGATTCTACCGGGAGCGATGGCGGTGTTTCAAGTGATTATCGCTCGCACTTTTTTCCAGACTTCGATTCCCGACGAGATCGCGGAGGCAGCTGAACTCGATGGCTGCAGCGATCTACGATTCATTACGAGCGTCGTCATTCCTCTCTCTAAGCCGATTCTGGCTGTACTAACGCTGATGTATGCGGTCGGCCATTGGAACGCTTACTTTGATGCTTTGATTTTCCTGAAATCGCCGGATTTGTTCCCGCTCCAGATCGTGCTGCGCAACATACTTATTCTGAACACAATAGATCCGACCATGGTTTCCAAAGTGGATCAGATGTTGGCTCAGCAAGGTTTGAAGGACTTGCTCAAGTATTCACTAATCGTTGTTGCGAGCGCACCCGTCCTGATCATTTATCCATTCGTGCAAAAGTATTTTGTGAAGGGCGTCATGATCGGTTCATTGAAAGGATAA
- a CDS encoding ABC transporter substrate-binding protein, with protein sequence MKKWKKSYTGTLGAALCFSLVLSACSTDSSKPAENTPSGSAPVASDVFSPVGQFPIVTKPMTIKMFAPQLAVLENMETNSFTKYLQDKTNIQIKWDLVPDKALNDRKQLMLASGDYPEVILQGSLTKEEQMKYGKQGVFIPLNDLIDKYMPNFKKAMAELPYLKSSITTPDGNIYALPQVNECYHCNYAQKMWINQSWLDKLGLKMPTTTDEFYEVLKAFKERDPNGNGKKDEIPLTGSDDMWAGNVASFLMNAFIVDDQVDKDSGTFLQLKDGKVALAANKAEWKQGLLYLNKLYKEGLIDPASFTQNSDAIQQLGNRQDANVMGSITTALISYAHSPDEKHPRHKEYVTVPPLKGPNGVQQAGYFAGVGNSQMAITNKATKEQQIAAIRMADYLYTEEAIVLEERGLEGKGWRKAKDGELDMNGKQAKYAIIPDVETKTTYNDRWDQLGPSLRTYQYRDSWAALQNPLAEGAYEVRLKRESAKYEPFQSKQNYPSNVFIALEDAQVAAQLKTSIRDYVKSNMAQFITGSKDIEKEWDSYVKGFDGLQLGKYIEIYQKAVAK encoded by the coding sequence ATGAAAAAGTGGAAAAAATCGTACACAGGCACATTGGGAGCTGCCCTCTGTTTCTCGCTCGTTTTGAGCGCATGCAGCACGGATTCGAGTAAACCTGCAGAAAACACACCTTCAGGCAGCGCACCGGTAGCAAGCGACGTATTTTCACCTGTTGGGCAATTTCCGATTGTCACCAAGCCTATGACGATCAAAATGTTTGCACCGCAGCTTGCCGTACTCGAGAATATGGAGACCAATTCTTTTACGAAATACCTCCAGGACAAGACCAATATTCAAATTAAATGGGATCTCGTACCAGATAAAGCACTTAACGACCGCAAACAGCTAATGCTGGCAAGCGGCGATTATCCCGAAGTGATTTTGCAAGGGAGCTTAACCAAAGAAGAGCAGATGAAGTACGGCAAACAAGGCGTGTTTATTCCTCTGAACGATTTGATTGATAAGTATATGCCTAACTTCAAGAAAGCCATGGCTGAACTGCCTTACTTGAAAAGTTCGATCACGACGCCAGATGGCAACATTTATGCACTTCCGCAAGTAAACGAGTGCTATCACTGCAACTATGCCCAGAAAATGTGGATTAACCAGTCTTGGTTGGATAAGCTTGGGCTGAAAATGCCAACAACGACAGACGAGTTTTACGAAGTGCTGAAAGCTTTTAAAGAAAGAGATCCGAACGGCAACGGTAAAAAAGACGAAATTCCGCTTACCGGCTCCGATGATATGTGGGCAGGGAACGTCGCATCCTTCTTGATGAATGCATTCATCGTCGACGACCAAGTGGACAAAGACAGCGGGACTTTCCTCCAGTTAAAAGACGGCAAGGTGGCGCTAGCAGCCAACAAAGCAGAATGGAAGCAGGGATTGCTGTACCTGAACAAGCTCTATAAGGAAGGTCTGATCGATCCGGCGTCTTTCACACAAAACTCCGATGCGATTCAGCAGCTAGGCAACCGCCAGGACGCAAACGTGATGGGTAGTATCACCACTGCTCTGATCAGTTACGCGCATTCCCCTGATGAGAAGCACCCGCGCCACAAAGAGTATGTCACCGTACCTCCGCTCAAAGGACCGAACGGCGTGCAGCAAGCCGGATATTTTGCAGGAGTGGGCAACTCGCAAATGGCTATTACGAACAAAGCGACAAAAGAACAGCAAATTGCTGCGATCCGCATGGCCGACTACTTGTACACGGAAGAAGCGATTGTGCTTGAAGAACGCGGTCTGGAAGGCAAAGGATGGCGCAAAGCGAAGGACGGTGAACTGGATATGAACGGCAAGCAAGCGAAATATGCGATTATTCCTGATGTTGAAACCAAAACGACATATAACGACCGTTGGGATCAGCTCGGCCCGTCACTCCGCACGTACCAATATCGCGATTCTTGGGCAGCTCTGCAAAATCCGCTGGCCGAAGGCGCATACGAGGTGCGTCTGAAGCGCGAATCGGCCAAATATGAACCATTCCAATCGAAGCAGAATTATCCATCCAACGTGTTCATCGCATTAGAAGACGCACAAGTTGCGGCTCAACTGAAAACGTCAATCCGCGATTACGTCAAGTCCAACATGGCGCAGTTTATAACGGGAAGCAAAGACATCGAGAAAGAGTGGGATAGCTATGTCAAAGGGTTCGATGGCCTGCAGCTCGGCAAATATATTGAAATCTATCAAAAGGCAGTTGCCAAATAG
- a CDS encoding alpha-L-fucosidase, which translates to MDLIEKLTPTTRQLAFQSWEFGLFVHFGLRTFYEGYVDFDERRMHPDAFNPELLDCEQWIRTAKEAGMNYAVLTAKHHDGFSNWPSRYSQFSVAASPWKEGKGDVIREFVDACRKYDVKPGLYYSPFDGSADFYTQDAKAYDDYFVNQITELLTQYGEIDILWFDGCGSEGHSYDWNRIIGEIRRMQPHILIFNMGDPDFRWVGNEDGIAPVPCWNVVDSTEFSILTEKKEQLGDRLWLPAECDVQMRGNWFYSDSDEHTLKSVEELMGIYYHSVGRGANLLLNIGPDRNGLLPEKDTERLLEFGSEIRRHWGSPFATLAQCERRGNAWVYETEVPQLLDQIVIQEDLTAGEHVRSFKISIVTQKTRRSVTIYEGQHIGHKAIIRVPTIRIRGIIVEITESDQEAVLQGLSFHHVGDRS; encoded by the coding sequence ATGGATCTTATTGAAAAGTTAACCCCCACAACCCGACAGCTTGCATTTCAAAGTTGGGAATTCGGATTGTTCGTTCATTTTGGACTGCGTACCTTTTATGAAGGATACGTCGATTTTGATGAAAGGCGCATGCATCCGGATGCTTTCAACCCTGAGCTTTTGGATTGCGAACAATGGATCCGAACGGCCAAAGAAGCGGGAATGAACTATGCCGTATTAACGGCAAAGCACCATGACGGTTTTTCCAATTGGCCTTCCCGTTACAGTCAATTTAGTGTGGCCGCTTCTCCGTGGAAGGAAGGGAAAGGGGATGTCATTCGCGAATTTGTGGATGCTTGCCGTAAATATGATGTGAAACCAGGCTTGTACTATTCTCCATTTGATGGTTCAGCCGATTTTTACACACAGGATGCGAAAGCTTACGACGATTATTTCGTCAATCAAATTACCGAACTGCTAACGCAGTATGGAGAGATTGACATCCTATGGTTTGACGGTTGCGGCTCTGAAGGGCATTCGTATGATTGGAACCGGATTATCGGTGAAATTCGCCGCATGCAGCCTCATATCTTAATTTTTAACATGGGAGATCCAGATTTTCGGTGGGTTGGAAACGAGGACGGGATTGCGCCTGTTCCCTGCTGGAATGTGGTTGATTCGACGGAGTTTTCGATTTTGACTGAGAAGAAGGAGCAGCTGGGTGATCGACTGTGGCTGCCTGCGGAGTGTGACGTCCAGATGCGGGGGAATTGGTTTTATAGCGATAGCGATGAACATACCCTGAAAAGTGTGGAAGAACTTATGGGCATTTATTATCATTCCGTTGGCAGGGGTGCAAATTTGCTCCTCAATATCGGGCCGGATCGCAACGGCTTGCTTCCGGAGAAAGACACGGAGCGGCTTCTGGAATTCGGTTCAGAAATTCGCAGGCATTGGGGCAGCCCATTCGCCACACTTGCGCAATGTGAAAGAAGAGGGAATGCCTGGGTATATGAGACTGAGGTGCCCCAGTTGCTTGACCAAATTGTCATCCAAGAGGATCTGACTGCCGGCGAACATGTAAGAAGTTTCAAGATTAGCATCGTTACCCAAAAGACGAGACGCTCTGTGACCATTTATGAGGGACAGCATATCGGACATAAGGCAATTATTCGTGTCCCGACTATTCGAATTCGGGGCATAATCGTTGAAATCACGGAAAGTGATCAAGAGGCGGTACTGCAGGGACTAAGCTTCCATCATGTTGGTGACAGGAGCTAG